A part of Paenibacillus donghaensis genomic DNA contains:
- a CDS encoding DUF5823 family protein, with protein MDGCLYGVRAHLFPEISSFLVCSVAAYVLFLLCDSSILQGVAVSKSYVITLSILSGVFAFLDKLLQREGLFEPDAKG; from the coding sequence CTGGATGGCTGTCTTTATGGTGTTCGTGCTCATCTATTCCCGGAAATCAGCTCATTTCTTGTATGCTCGGTAGCGGCGTATGTATTATTCCTGCTGTGCGACAGTTCCATTCTGCAGGGAGTGGCTGTATCGAAGTCTTATGTCATTACATTATCCATCCTCAGCGGCGTGTTTGCGTTCCTGGACAAGCTTCTGCAGAGAGAAGGACTCTTCGAGCCGGATGCCAAAGGTTAG
- a CDS encoding response regulator transcription factor yields MITIVIAEDQRMLLGALASLLDLEEDMKVVGRASNGEEAVKLVEQLHPDICIMDIEMPAMSGLEAAEALKQSGCKTMILTTFARAGYFERAVKAGVHAYLLKDSPSEELALSIRSVMAGRRMYAPELMDEAYSGETNPLTQREKEVLGLIADGKNTKEIASELYITTGTVRNYISVILDKLDVGNRIEAITRFKEKGWFK; encoded by the coding sequence ATGATAACCATAGTTATTGCTGAGGATCAGCGGATGCTGCTCGGTGCACTGGCATCTCTCTTGGACCTGGAGGAAGATATGAAGGTAGTCGGCCGGGCCAGCAACGGGGAAGAGGCGGTCAAGCTGGTGGAGCAGCTTCATCCCGATATCTGTATTATGGATATCGAGATGCCGGCCATGAGCGGGCTGGAGGCGGCGGAAGCACTGAAGCAGTCAGGCTGCAAAACGATGATTCTGACCACGTTTGCCCGGGCCGGTTATTTCGAACGGGCGGTGAAAGCGGGCGTGCATGCTTATTTGCTCAAGGACAGCCCAAGCGAGGAGCTGGCGCTGTCCATCCGCAGTGTGATGGCCGGACGGCGGATGTATGCCCCTGAGCTGATGGATGAAGCGTACAGCGGTGAGACGAACCCGCTGACCCAGCGGGAGAAGGAAGTGCTCGGCCTGATCGCCGACGGAAAGAACACGAAGGAGATCGCCAGCGAGTTGTATATCACCACCGGCACGGTCCGCAACTATATCTCCGTGATTCTCGACAAGCTGGATGTAGGTAACCGGATCGAAGCCATTACCCGGTTCAAGGAAAAGGGCTGGTTTAAGTGA
- a CDS encoding sensor histidine kinase has protein sequence MQKWHHIFHKNTGLSPYVWVVFYILPFYFIFRSSSPYQVASGIVMIVVFFVCYVLSFVSKGWLVYFWTSVQIVVSIAMTLLFGYVYFSLFLAFFIGNIQNRAGFFTLYSIHLTTTIIAINYELITRNPVFINQLPFVLVSMIAVILLPISTYNKNNHDKLQVKLEDANKRISELVKIEERQRIARDLHDTLGQKLSLIGLKSDLASKLVHKNPAQAVTEMNDVRQTARSALKEVREMVTQMRGIRLEDEIIRVKQLLAAAEIEFELEGNPKLTNTSLITENVVSMCIKEAVTNVVRHSGAETCRILIEPSRTELTIRIKDNGAGIPGNNIYAKGHGLQGMRERLEFVNGSMDIQRDQGTTLVIKVPNVFQQPEPEVVI, from the coding sequence TTCATAAGAATACGGGCCTCAGCCCTTATGTGTGGGTCGTGTTTTACATCCTGCCTTTCTATTTCATCTTCCGCTCCTCCTCACCTTATCAGGTAGCATCAGGCATTGTAATGATTGTTGTATTTTTCGTCTGTTATGTCCTGTCCTTTGTCTCCAAAGGCTGGCTGGTTTACTTCTGGACAAGTGTGCAGATTGTGGTATCGATTGCGATGACCCTGCTGTTTGGCTATGTTTATTTCTCGCTGTTCCTGGCTTTTTTTATCGGCAATATTCAGAATCGGGCGGGCTTCTTCACCCTGTATTCTATCCATCTGACGACCACGATCATTGCAATCAATTATGAGCTGATCACGCGCAATCCGGTGTTTATCAATCAGCTGCCGTTTGTGCTGGTCAGCATGATTGCTGTGATTCTGTTGCCGATCAGCACCTATAACAAGAACAACCATGACAAGCTGCAGGTGAAGCTGGAGGATGCCAACAAACGGATCTCCGAGCTGGTGAAGATTGAGGAGCGGCAGCGGATCGCCCGTGATCTGCATGACACCCTGGGGCAGAAGCTCTCGCTGATCGGACTCAAAAGTGATCTCGCCAGCAAGCTGGTCCACAAAAACCCTGCCCAGGCCGTCACGGAAATGAATGATGTACGCCAAACGGCTCGCAGTGCGCTTAAGGAGGTGCGGGAGATGGTCACGCAGATGCGCGGCATCCGGCTGGAGGATGAGATCATCCGCGTAAAGCAGCTGCTGGCGGCGGCAGAGATTGAGTTCGAGCTGGAAGGCAATCCGAAGCTGACCAACACGTCTCTGATTACCGAAAATGTTGTCAGCATGTGCATTAAGGAGGCAGTCACCAATGTGGTGAGACACAGCGGGGCGGAAACCTGCCGCATCCTGATCGAGCCGTCGCGTACCGAGCTGACGATCCGGATCAAGGACAACGGCGCCGGGATTCCCGGCAACAATATATATGCTAAAGGCCATGGCCTGCAAGGAATGAGAGAACGTCTTGAATTTGTAAATGGCAGCATGGATATTCAACGTGATCAAGGCACGACACTCGTAATTAAAGTGCCCAACGTCTTCCAGCAGCCGGAACCGGAGGTAGTTATATAA